One window of the Piliocolobus tephrosceles isolate RC106 chromosome 17, ASM277652v3, whole genome shotgun sequence genome contains the following:
- the C17H16orf82 gene encoding protein TNT — protein MSLVPGQHCSPSHTRLHLTSPITMGTEPATQNTEFSKGSLIYRGTSPQRGHSQHSEASQGPVSLDKPLQLPLIFLKGEKGESSVQNEQEGEPSLQSPSLELQSPAWPHHAGAAQDPLKVASSNLRDTQSSESHVSSVQHPRLEECSHASLSSGYAGDKEGSGTSLVGSHRRVRLNRRLNTQAASNQTGQLGSTDPLRSQKSQLTGPAHSTKQTGGEESGQPAGQRQQQPVQCQLHQLGQQCPHLPGEQRAADFHSQPSLHPGQQPSEHWAGRQCPKWAEQPHQCAGGQDGRQRENQ, from the coding sequence ATGTCACTGGTGCCAGGACAGCATTGTTCTCCCTCCCACACCCGCCTTCACCTCACAAGCCCCATCACCATGGGAACTGAGCCAGCCACTCAGAACACAGAGTTTTCAAAGGGCAGCCTTATATACAGAGGCACCTCTCCCCAGAGAGGTCACAGCCAACATTCAGAGGCCTCCCAGGGCCCCGTCTCCCTGGATAAACCACTTCAGCTGCCCCTCATTTTTCTCAAGGGAGAAAAAGGGGAATCGTCTGTCCAGAATGAGCAGGAAGGAGAGCCAAGCCTACAGTCACCCAGCTTAGAGCTCCAGTCCCCTGCGTGGCCACACCATGCAGGAGCGGCACAGGATCCCCTGAAAGTGGCCAGCAGCAACCTCAGGGACACCCAGAGCAGCGAGAGTCATGTGTCCAGTGTGCAGCATCCTAGGCTGGAGGAGTGCAGCCATGCCAGCCTGAGCAGCGGGTACGCGGGGGACAAGGAGGGCAGCGGCACCAGCTTGGTGGGCAGCCACCGGAGAGTGCGGCTGAACAGAAGGCTCAACACCCAGGCGGCCAGCAACCAAACCGGCCAGCTGGGCTCCACAGACCCTCTCAGGTCTCAAAAGAGCCAGCTGACTGGCCCCGCCCACAGCACCAAGCAGACTGGAGGGGAAGAGTCAGGCCAGCCTGCCgggcagcggcagcagcagcccGTCCAGTGCCAGCTTCATCAGCTTGGGCAGCAGTGCCCTCACCTACCAGGTGAGCAGCGGGCTGCTGACTTCCACAGCCAGCCTTCCCTCCACCCAGGCCAGCAGCCGTCAGAGCATTGGGCTGGAAGGCAGTGCCCAAAATGGGCAGAGCAGCCACACCAGTGTGCAGGAGGACAAGACGGGCGGCAACGTGAAAACCAGTGA